One window from the genome of Pedobacter schmidteae encodes:
- the hepC gene encoding heparin-sulfate lyase HepC has translation MKLKRIFLLLTLVPTLLFAQQQGTPVTKDSFNNLNLSYPGLEEVNKLVTAKDYENAAKALLKYYRKRSNIKHPEYNKEDKARFAGKKLPAGVQEKADKGMLHQFYVHPGYGFIDYGKDINWQHWPVKDNEIRWQLHRMYWWEPMGLAYWSSGDEKYAKEWIFQFRDWVKKNPLGLSKENDRFAWRPLEVATRIQDQPAMFNMFITSPSFSPDFLLEFLNIYNQQANHILNNYSEKGNHLLFEAQRIIYAGCFFPELKAADAWRKSGIEILNTEIKKQIYPDGLQFELSPNYHVATINIFLKALRMTQLTGMANEFPDSYKKTIEQMIIALADFSFPDYVYPMFGDAKLANKDQMLKEYKSWLEVFPQNQTIKYFATEGKQGTTPAYLSSALKTGGFYTFRNGWKENATVMVLRASPPGFFHSQPDNGTFDLWVKGRNFMPDAGCYVYSGNEEIQKLREAYRQTKVHKTLTLDNNNMETCDAKLITWKTSPAVDLLVYSNPSYKTLSHRRSVLFVDKKYFVIVDEAIGTAKGNVGVHFQFAEESGVRFNKGNNSAQTGYKDGNNLLIQGFANGAVLTEEEGKVSYAYRKEVPRPAFAFEKAKGDENTSSFITVLYPFEGAKAPEITVKEGAKHNLAKGTLDLTLNIDGKKRQLTEQLTGN, from the coding sequence ATGAAACTGAAAAGGATCTTTTTATTACTTACCCTTGTCCCTACGCTATTGTTTGCACAACAGCAGGGTACACCGGTAACTAAGGATAGTTTCAATAACCTGAACCTAAGTTATCCGGGACTGGAAGAAGTAAATAAACTGGTAACGGCCAAAGACTATGAAAATGCGGCTAAAGCGCTGTTAAAATACTACAGAAAGCGGAGCAACATCAAACATCCTGAATACAATAAGGAAGATAAAGCCCGTTTTGCCGGCAAAAAGCTACCTGCAGGTGTACAAGAAAAAGCCGACAAAGGCATGTTGCACCAGTTTTATGTACACCCTGGTTATGGTTTTATTGATTATGGTAAGGATATCAACTGGCAACACTGGCCGGTTAAGGACAATGAAATTCGCTGGCAATTGCACCGTATGTATTGGTGGGAGCCTATGGGACTGGCCTATTGGTCGTCGGGTGATGAAAAATACGCCAAAGAGTGGATTTTCCAGTTCCGCGACTGGGTAAAAAAGAACCCATTGGGTCTGTCTAAAGAAAACGACAGATTTGCCTGGCGCCCTTTAGAAGTGGCTACCCGCATTCAGGACCAGCCTGCCATGTTCAATATGTTTATTACTTCACCTAGCTTCAGCCCTGATTTTCTGCTTGAGTTTTTGAATATTTACAATCAGCAGGCCAATCATATCCTGAACAATTACTCTGAAAAAGGGAACCATTTGTTGTTTGAAGCGCAGCGCATCATTTATGCGGGTTGTTTTTTCCCGGAACTTAAAGCTGCGGATGCCTGGAGAAAAAGTGGTATAGAGATACTAAATACCGAGATCAAAAAACAGATTTATCCGGATGGCCTGCAGTTTGAGTTATCGCCAAACTATCATGTAGCCACCATCAATATCTTTTTAAAGGCCTTGCGTATGACACAGCTAACGGGTATGGCCAATGAATTTCCGGACAGCTATAAAAAGACCATAGAACAGATGATCATTGCCCTGGCCGATTTTTCTTTCCCTGACTATGTTTATCCCATGTTTGGAGATGCGAAACTGGCCAACAAAGATCAGATGCTGAAAGAGTATAAAAGCTGGCTGGAAGTGTTTCCTCAAAACCAAACTATCAAGTATTTTGCTACCGAAGGAAAACAGGGTACTACACCTGCTTATTTATCCAGCGCCCTAAAAACAGGTGGCTTTTACACTTTTAGAAACGGTTGGAAAGAAAATGCTACCGTAATGGTACTAAGGGCCAGCCCTCCGGGATTCTTCCATAGTCAGCCCGACAACGGCACCTTCGACCTTTGGGTAAAAGGCCGTAATTTTATGCCTGATGCGGGTTGTTATGTGTATAGCGGAAATGAAGAAATACAGAAATTAAGAGAAGCCTACCGCCAGACTAAAGTACACAAGACCTTGACGTTGGACAACAACAATATGGAGACTTGTGATGCAAAGCTGATCACATGGAAAACAAGTCCTGCTGTTGATCTTTTGGTGTACAGCAATCCTAGTTATAAAACACTGAGCCACCGCCGCAGCGTATTGTTTGTCGACAAAAAATACTTTGTGATTGTGGATGAGGCCATTGGTACTGCCAAAGGCAATGTAGGTGTTCATTTCCAGTTTGCCGAAGAAAGTGGTGTTCGTTTTAACAAAGGCAACAATAGCGCTCAAACCGGTTATAAAGATGGCAACAACCTGTTGATACAGGGTTTTGCCAACGGTGCTGTATTAACTGAAGAAGAAGGTAAAGTATCTTATGCCTACCGTAAGGAAGTTCCCCGCCCTGCTTTCGCTTTTGAAAAAGCGAAGGGTGATGAAAATACCTCGAGTTTTATCACCGTACTTTATCCGTTTGAAGGG
- a CDS encoding glycoside hydrolase family 88 protein, with product MKSLLSVFVASLAFMGSTNSMAVTKGNGDDWLKKSTKTAVYQLTKAAQTYTPGMNPRSINPDGTVRLAPLRDWTTGFFAGSLWYGYELSGDKNLATEAKRFTLALDSIQYVKDTHDLGFMLYCSYGNAFRLTGDKTYLKPLENGAANLYARFNKKAGVIRSWDFGHWAYPVIIDNLMNLEYLYWAGKEFHKPEWFNAAKTHAVTTMKNHFRKDYSSYHVISYDTLTGKVLQRETHQGLTNESAWARGQAWGLYGYTMSFKDTKDKKFIEHAEHIAAFIMNHPAMPADKIPLWDFDVHNRDRSPRDASAAAVIASALLDLSTQVKDGQKYFKYAEDILKTLSSDEYLAKPGENKFFILKHSVGALLYNSEIDTPLNYADYYFLEALKRYAEIKKINLKTISQS from the coding sequence ATGAAATCACTACTTAGCGTATTTGTTGCTTCCCTGGCTTTTATGGGATCGACAAATAGTATGGCAGTCACGAAGGGCAACGGGGATGACTGGTTAAAAAAATCGACAAAGACAGCCGTGTACCAATTGACCAAAGCAGCACAAACTTATACACCTGGAATGAATCCAAGGTCGATTAATCCTGATGGCACAGTAAGGCTTGCTCCATTACGCGACTGGACTACCGGTTTTTTTGCAGGCAGCTTATGGTATGGATATGAACTATCAGGTGATAAAAATTTAGCTACTGAAGCCAAAAGATTTACCCTGGCGCTGGATTCTATACAATATGTAAAGGATACGCATGACCTTGGCTTTATGTTATACTGCTCTTATGGAAATGCATTCAGACTGACCGGAGATAAAACTTACCTGAAACCTCTGGAAAATGGTGCAGCTAATTTATATGCCCGTTTTAACAAAAAAGCTGGTGTAATCCGCTCATGGGATTTTGGGCACTGGGCGTACCCGGTTATCATCGACAACCTGATGAACCTGGAGTATTTATACTGGGCAGGAAAGGAATTTCATAAGCCGGAATGGTTCAATGCCGCCAAAACACATGCGGTAACCACCATGAAAAATCATTTCAGAAAAGATTACAGTTCTTATCATGTCATCAGCTACGATACATTAACAGGTAAGGTGCTACAAAGAGAAACCCACCAGGGATTGACAAATGAATCGGCCTGGGCACGCGGACAAGCATGGGGACTATATGGCTATACCATGAGTTTTAAAGATACCAAAGACAAGAAGTTTATTGAGCATGCCGAGCATATTGCAGCTTTTATTATGAACCATCCTGCTATGCCTGCTGATAAAATTCCACTTTGGGATTTTGATGTGCACAACCGCGACAGATCGCCTCGTGATGCTTCGGCTGCCGCCGTTATTGCCTCAGCATTGTTAGACCTGAGCACACAGGTAAAAGACGGACAGAAGTACTTTAAATATGCTGAAGATATTCTGAAAACCTTATCGTCGGATGAGTATCTGGCCAAACCGGGAGAGAATAAGTTTTTCATATTGAAACATAGTGTGGGTGCATTATTGTACAATTCGGAAATTGATACACCTTTAAATTATGCCGATTACTACTTCCTGGAGGCTTTAAAACGTTATGCCGAGATCAAAAAAATTAACCTGAAAACCATCAGTCAGTCTTAA
- a CDS encoding TonB-dependent receptor: protein MKRFLLLLIIVAGNLTLYAQNISVKGVVTDEAGNPLPGATVTEKGVANGKVTDNNGAYEIRVKQDAVLVFSYIGSISTERAVKGRSVINVQLADDNKNLNEVVVIGYGTMKRKDLTGAISSVKGTELAKVPVPNVASALQGRIAGVQVAPSDGTPGAQPSIVIRGGGSITQSNEPLYVVDGIPQTDGLSFLDPMDIESVDVLKDASAAAIYGARGANGVIQITTKQPKAGKLTINYDMYYGAKKITKELPLLNPYDYTLLQYERSLGNVTEMDRYTRTFGDFSRRDELYLGKPGINWQNLALGNTANSQYHKIGISGGSSETRFNLFYSHNNDEGTMLYSSADKDVMKLTVNHNLGKKLKVNGIVNYSNQNTFGVGTREGNNRFNQLQNILQYRPTFGIGGSDDDLINQDTDPFLDENSGNVLQNPITNAESQMRSANGKLLNVNASLDYEFFPGFTYKGLVGFKTANNKTKLFNDARSMNAKRTNGPNGSIAQADQNGWNYTNTLTYSPKLKKGHSLTVMAGQEQLYNLYENFSMAASNFPNVNLGLDDIAQGAVMGPLSSRKEDDKLFSFFGRANYAYKERYLLSASFRADGSSKFGADNKFGYFPSAAFAWRVSDESFMKNIKEISDLKLRVSYGASGNNRIANYLSLDLFQSGFYPLNNSNVIAVFPNSLPNPNLKWETTVSKNLGLDLGLFGQRVQLTVDAYDNRISDLLLNSVVSGVSGFNNMLINVGSTSNKGVEFSLNTVNIKKSDFSWNSAFNIGFNNNKVTSLNKGDKFMLANSGWGENLENDYIVEVGQSVGRMYGYKTNGVYTVEDFNYNAATQVFTLKSGIPQDPNNPAKPGTLKFVDVKEDGVINSDDRSVIGNATPKFTGGLNNNFSYKGFDLSVFINWSYGNDIYNGNLLNNSQTNLNNINTMAYFADRWITVNAAGQRITTPEEMNALNAGKTKPSYNGRGSALRLYDQMIEDGSFLRISNVSLGYTFPKNWISKLKMSGARVYVTAYNLHTFTKYSGYDPEVSTANPTRLTPGVDFGAYPRSRSFVAGVNVSF, encoded by the coding sequence ATGAAACGATTTTTACTGCTATTAATTATTGTTGCGGGTAACCTTACGCTCTATGCCCAAAATATAAGTGTAAAGGGGGTGGTTACCGATGAAGCGGGCAACCCGCTACCCGGTGCTACAGTTACGGAGAAAGGTGTTGCCAACGGAAAAGTGACCGATAACAATGGTGCGTATGAAATCAGAGTTAAACAGGATGCTGTTCTTGTTTTTTCCTATATCGGATCGATCAGTACCGAGCGTGCCGTTAAGGGGCGTTCCGTTATTAATGTACAACTTGCTGACGACAACAAGAACCTGAATGAGGTGGTTGTTATTGGTTACGGTACAATGAAGCGGAAGGATCTGACCGGGGCTATATCTTCGGTAAAAGGGACCGAGTTGGCCAAAGTACCAGTGCCAAACGTAGCTTCAGCCTTACAGGGCCGGATTGCAGGTGTACAGGTAGCTCCCTCTGATGGAACTCCGGGGGCACAGCCTTCTATTGTAATCAGGGGTGGAGGTTCTATTACCCAAAGTAATGAACCTTTGTATGTAGTGGATGGTATTCCACAAACAGATGGGCTAAGCTTTCTTGATCCAATGGATATAGAGAGTGTAGATGTACTGAAAGATGCGTCTGCCGCTGCTATTTATGGTGCAAGGGGAGCGAACGGGGTAATCCAGATCACCACCAAACAGCCTAAAGCCGGAAAACTGACCATAAATTATGACATGTATTATGGTGCAAAAAAGATAACCAAGGAATTGCCCTTGTTAAATCCATATGATTATACCCTGCTTCAATATGAGAGGTCACTGGGCAACGTTACTGAGATGGACCGTTATACCAGGACGTTTGGTGATTTTTCCAGAAGAGATGAGCTTTATTTAGGAAAACCAGGTATAAACTGGCAGAATTTAGCACTGGGAAATACCGCAAATAGCCAGTACCATAAAATAGGCATTAGTGGCGGAAGTAGCGAAACGAGGTTTAACTTGTTCTATTCTCATAATAACGACGAAGGAACTATGCTGTACAGCTCTGCTGATAAAGATGTAATGAAGCTGACTGTAAACCATAATCTTGGTAAAAAATTAAAGGTGAACGGAATTGTAAACTATTCTAACCAGAATACCTTCGGTGTAGGAACCAGGGAAGGTAACAATCGTTTCAACCAGCTTCAAAATATCCTTCAGTACCGCCCAACCTTTGGTATCGGCGGAAGTGATGACGACCTGATCAATCAGGATACAGACCCATTCCTGGATGAAAATTCGGGTAATGTGCTCCAAAACCCGATTACCAATGCTGAATCGCAAATGAGATCGGCCAACGGCAAACTTTTAAATGTAAATGCTTCGCTTGATTACGAATTTTTTCCTGGCTTTACCTATAAAGGATTGGTGGGTTTTAAAACAGCCAACAACAAAACAAAGCTGTTTAATGATGCGCGTTCCATGAATGCCAAGCGTACAAATGGCCCTAATGGATCTATTGCCCAGGCAGATCAGAATGGTTGGAATTACACCAATACACTAACTTATTCTCCTAAATTAAAAAAGGGGCACAGTCTGACCGTAATGGCAGGGCAGGAGCAGTTGTATAACCTGTATGAGAATTTCTCTATGGCGGCAAGCAATTTCCCTAACGTGAATTTAGGTCTGGACGATATTGCCCAGGGAGCGGTAATGGGGCCATTAAGCTCCAGAAAGGAAGATGATAAACTATTTTCTTTTTTTGGTAGGGCCAATTATGCCTATAAAGAAAGGTATCTTTTGTCTGCCAGTTTTAGGGCCGATGGTTCGTCCAAGTTTGGTGCCGATAATAAATTCGGTTATTTCCCATCGGCAGCATTTGCCTGGAGGGTAAGTGATGAGAGTTTTATGAAAAACATCAAAGAAATCTCTGATCTTAAACTGCGTGTAAGTTACGGAGCATCGGGTAATAACCGTATTGCCAACTACCTTTCGCTGGATTTGTTCCAGTCTGGTTTTTACCCTTTAAACAACTCCAATGTGATCGCTGTTTTTCCTAATTCATTACCTAACCCCAACCTGAAATGGGAAACTACTGTTTCGAAAAATCTTGGTTTGGATTTGGGCTTGTTTGGCCAGCGTGTACAATTAACAGTGGATGCCTATGATAACAGAATTTCCGACCTGCTATTAAATTCAGTAGTTTCAGGTGTGTCCGGATTTAACAATATGCTTATTAATGTTGGTTCTACCAGTAATAAAGGAGTCGAGTTTAGTTTAAATACCGTTAACATTAAAAAGAGCGATTTCAGCTGGAACAGTGCTTTTAATATTGGTTTCAATAACAATAAGGTTACCAGCTTGAACAAAGGCGATAAGTTTATGCTGGCCAATTCAGGCTGGGGCGAAAACCTGGAAAACGATTATATCGTAGAAGTAGGTCAGTCGGTTGGCCGCATGTATGGTTATAAAACCAATGGAGTTTATACCGTTGAGGATTTTAATTATAATGCAGCAACGCAGGTGTTCACTTTAAAAAGCGGAATCCCGCAAGATCCAAACAACCCGGCAAAACCAGGTACACTGAAATTTGTGGATGTGAAGGAAGACGGGGTGATCAATTCCGACGACCGTTCGGTAATAGGAAACGCAACACCTAAATTCACTGGTGGCTTAAACAATAATTTCAGTTATAAAGGCTTTGATTTAAGCGTGTTTATCAACTGGTCGTACGGAAATGACATTTACAATGGAAACCTACTAAATAACAGTCAAACCAACCTTAACAATATCAATACCATGGCTTATTTTGCCGACCGCTGGATCACCGTTAACGCTGCGGGGCAACGTATCACCACTCCGGAGGAAATGAATGCCTTGAATGCGGGAAAAACGAAGCCTTCATATAATGGCAGAGGTTCGGCTTTGCGTCTTTACGATCAAATGATCGAAGACGGCTCATTCCTGCGCATTAGCAACGTAAGTCTGGGGTATACCTTCCCTAAAAACTGGATCTCCAAGTTAAAGATGAGTGGTGCCAGGGTATATGTTACGGCCTATAATCTGCATACCTTTACCAAATACAGCGGGTACGATCCGGAAGTGAGTACGGCCAACCCAACCCGCTTAACCCCGGGTGTAGATTTTGGTGCTTATCCGAGAAGCCGTTCATTTGTGGCCGGTGTAAATGTTTCCTTCTAA
- a CDS encoding RagB/SusD family nutrient uptake outer membrane protein: protein MKRYIKLMAVASVMFVMPTSCKKWLKEEPYSLYASDTFFKTTDEADMAVLGVYQQMTGTAGYGFYMSMVFDIDSDIAQMQGATISDGPRQVAHYSIPTAHSYMLDTWRQMYRGINRANLVIEKVPQMDLYKNGTDAQKATLNKILGEAKFLRGQYYFDLVRLFGDVPMKLKSTEATDDVLLPRTDRYEIYTQIIKDMTEAAAVIPENSAKSKDERVSKGAVKGMLARVALFAGGFSLRQNGVMEQPSNYKEYYALAQKMTSEVMTSGEHSLNASYEQIFKNHCKFILEPKESMYEVALFNATGGSGNSGVVGTWNAPIADNGNPYGRANSFYKTTALFQKSYKTGDLRRDVAVCTYKLDVTGAQVAQTTGRLDEGWAPGKWRRDWQNTGPKDLNNTDINWTLLRYADVLLMRAEAENELNGGPNAAAYDAINQVRRRAYGKPLNTPDAAVDLPAGLNKDDFFERLKQERAWELCFEGMRRMDLIRWNILATSIKATQVALKAYRSNYAYIAADYFTPNKNELYPIPQIERDLNTNLSQNPKY from the coding sequence ATGAAAAGATATATTAAATTAATGGCCGTAGCATCAGTTATGTTTGTTATGCCAACTTCATGCAAAAAGTGGCTGAAAGAAGAACCTTATTCACTTTATGCAAGCGATACCTTTTTTAAGACTACCGACGAGGCCGATATGGCTGTACTTGGGGTTTATCAACAGATGACCGGAACCGCGGGGTATGGCTTTTACATGTCGATGGTATTCGATATTGATAGTGATATTGCGCAGATGCAGGGCGCTACAATTAGTGATGGCCCACGTCAGGTTGCACATTATTCCATTCCTACGGCCCATTCATATATGCTCGATACCTGGAGGCAAATGTACAGGGGTATCAATAGGGCCAATCTGGTTATTGAAAAGGTACCACAGATGGACCTTTACAAAAACGGCACAGATGCACAGAAAGCGACCTTGAACAAAATACTTGGAGAAGCAAAATTTTTAAGGGGACAGTATTATTTTGATCTGGTACGCCTTTTTGGTGATGTGCCGATGAAGCTCAAATCCACCGAAGCTACAGATGATGTGCTACTGCCAAGAACTGACCGTTACGAGATTTATACCCAGATTATTAAGGATATGACAGAAGCGGCTGCAGTTATCCCGGAAAACTCTGCCAAATCTAAGGATGAAAGAGTAAGTAAAGGAGCAGTAAAGGGAATGTTAGCACGTGTTGCTTTGTTTGCAGGCGGATTTTCATTGAGGCAAAATGGTGTGATGGAACAACCATCCAACTATAAGGAATATTATGCGCTTGCACAGAAAATGACCTCAGAGGTGATGACTTCTGGCGAGCATTCCTTAAATGCCAGCTATGAGCAGATCTTTAAAAACCATTGTAAATTTATCCTGGAGCCTAAAGAATCGATGTATGAAGTAGCTTTGTTTAACGCAACAGGGGGAAGTGGAAACAGTGGTGTAGTAGGCACCTGGAATGCACCGATTGCCGATAACGGAAACCCTTATGGCAGGGCAAACTCCTTTTACAAAACTACAGCCCTGTTTCAGAAAAGTTATAAGACCGGTGATTTGCGCAGGGATGTAGCTGTTTGTACTTATAAACTGGATGTTACAGGGGCCCAGGTAGCTCAAACTACAGGCCGCCTTGATGAAGGCTGGGCTCCGGGAAAATGGAGGCGCGACTGGCAGAATACAGGCCCCAAAGACTTGAACAATACAGATATCAACTGGACCTTGCTGCGCTATGCTGATGTTTTGCTGATGCGTGCTGAAGCAGAAAACGAGCTGAATGGAGGGCCAAATGCGGCAGCCTATGATGCGATTAACCAGGTAAGAAGAAGGGCCTATGGTAAGCCGTTGAATACTCCGGATGCTGCGGTTGACCTGCCTGCAGGCTTGAACAAAGATGATTTTTTTGAAAGATTGAAACAGGAACGCGCCTGGGAACTTTGTTTTGAAGGAATGAGAAGGATGGATTTGATCCGTTGGAATATCCTTGCCACAAGCATTAAAGCTACACAGGTAGCTTTAAAAGCTTACCGTAGCAATTACGCCTATATAGCGGCCGATTATTTTACACCAAATAAAAATGAATTATATCCAATCCCTCAGATTGAAAGGGATTTGAATACGAACCTTTCACAAAATCCTAAATATTAA
- a CDS encoding GNAT family N-acetyltransferase, whose protein sequence is MEIKNLQHIPLPSIVDCLLESFADYFVKMPEDVQYWENRFLGARVNFELSFGMFDQGKLIGFIINGIDYTGDDLTAFNTGTGVIPAYRGNKVVDGIYDFAIPILKKNGVKKCMLEVIQKNEKAIRVYERIGFSSHRSLKCFKGSLKTGTAGVDIRKVNFEHIIDKQTVDQQLYSWDNNNEAILSAGNLYQAFEVYSRDSCIGYFVINPKIGYIPQFELYDTESDNQPQLFAGIRQAAEEVRINNVDASRIHLFDALLQAGLENHIDQFEMEMKIF, encoded by the coding sequence ATGGAAATAAAAAATCTTCAACATATACCTCTTCCTTCAATTGTGGATTGCCTGTTGGAATCCTTTGCCGATTATTTTGTAAAGATGCCTGAAGATGTCCAATATTGGGAAAATCGGTTTTTAGGTGCCCGGGTTAATTTTGAATTGTCATTCGGAATGTTTGACCAGGGGAAATTAATCGGTTTCATTATAAATGGAATAGACTATACGGGGGATGATTTAACTGCTTTTAACACGGGAACCGGCGTAATACCTGCATACAGGGGAAATAAAGTTGTAGATGGCATCTATGATTTTGCTATTCCTATTCTGAAAAAAAATGGGGTTAAAAAATGTATGCTGGAGGTGATCCAAAAGAACGAAAAAGCAATTCGTGTATATGAAAGGATTGGGTTCTCAAGCCATAGGTCACTTAAGTGTTTTAAAGGAAGTCTAAAGACAGGAACAGCAGGTGTCGATATCAGGAAAGTCAACTTTGAACATATTATAGATAAACAAACTGTTGATCAGCAATTGTATTCATGGGATAACAATAATGAGGCAATTCTTAGTGCCGGAAATTTATATCAAGCATTTGAGGTTTACTCCAGAGATAGCTGTATCGGATATTTCGTGATCAATCCCAAGATTGGTTACATCCCTCAGTTTGAATTATATGATACCGAATCGGATAACCAGCCGCAGCTTTTCGCGGGCATCAGACAGGCGGCAGAGGAAGTGAGGATCAATAATGTAGATGCTTCCAGAATACATCTATTTGATGCGCTGTTGCAAGCCGGACTGGAAAATCATATCGATCAGTTTGAAATGGAGATGAAAATATTTTAA
- the hepB gene encoding heparin/heparin-sulfate lyase HepB yields the protein MKRQLYLCLIFFVAELVAFTTKGHAQMQNDVIWKEVDGVSMPIPPRAHPRLYLREKQVPDLKNRMNDPELKKVWADMIKMQEDWKPEDIPEVKDFRFYFNQKGLTVRVELMALNYLMTKDPKLGRKAITSIIDTLETATFKPAGDISRGIGLFMVTGAIVYDWCYDQLKPEEKSRFVKAFVRLAKMLECGYPPEKDKSIVGHASEWMIMRDLLSVGIAIYDEFPEMYNLAAGRFFKEHLVARNWFYPSHNYHQGMSYLNVRFTNDLFALWILDRMGAGNVFHPGQQFVLYDMIYKRRPDGQIMAGGDVDYSRKKPKYYSLPTLLAGSYYKDEYLNYEFLKDPKVEAHCKLFEFLWRDTKLGSRKPDDLPLSRYSGSPFGWMIARTGWGPESVIAEMKINEYSFLNHQHQDAGAFQIYYKGPLAIDAGSYTGSSGGYNSPHNKNFFKRTIAHNSLLIYDPKETFSSSGYGGSDHTDFAANDGGQRLPGKGWTAPRELKEMLAGDFKTGKIIAQGFGPDAQTPDYTYLKGDITEAYSAKVKEVKRSFLFLNLKDAKVPAAMIVFDKVVSAKPDFKKFWLLHSIEKPEIKGNQMTIKRTKNGDSGMLVNTALLPDMANADITAVGGKGKDFWVFGTNYTNDPKPGTDEALERGEWRIEITPKKVALEDYYLNVMQIADNTQQKLHEVKRIDGDKVVGVQLADRVVTFSRTSETVDRTFNFSVSGKGIFKFVITDLLPGTWQVWKDGKVLYPALSAGGDDAALHFTGTEGTYRFLR from the coding sequence ATGAAAAGACAGCTTTACTTGTGCCTGATTTTTTTTGTTGCGGAGCTTGTTGCTTTTACAACAAAAGGCCATGCTCAAATGCAGAATGATGTAATCTGGAAAGAGGTGGATGGCGTATCGATGCCGATCCCTCCTAGGGCTCATCCACGATTATACCTTCGTGAAAAACAAGTTCCTGATTTAAAAAACAGGATGAACGACCCGGAACTGAAAAAGGTTTGGGCCGACATGATTAAAATGCAGGAAGACTGGAAGCCTGAGGATATTCCGGAAGTGAAGGACTTTCGCTTTTATTTTAACCAGAAAGGACTTACGGTAAGGGTCGAATTAATGGCTTTAAACTATTTGATGACCAAAGACCCAAAGTTGGGACGGAAAGCCATTACTTCCATTATCGATACCCTTGAAACGGCAACCTTTAAGCCTGCGGGTGATATTTCGAGAGGGATTGGCCTGTTTATGGTAACCGGGGCTATTGTATACGATTGGTGCTATGATCAATTGAAGCCGGAAGAAAAAAGCCGTTTTGTGAAAGCATTTGTGAGGTTGGCCAAAATGCTGGAGTGTGGTTATCCTCCAGAAAAGGATAAGTCCATAGTAGGGCATGCTTCAGAGTGGATGATCATGCGCGACCTGCTCTCGGTAGGTATCGCCATTTACGATGAGTTCCCGGAAATGTATAACCTGGCTGCGGGCCGTTTTTTCAAAGAGCACCTGGTAGCGCGCAATTGGTTCTATCCTTCGCACAATTACCATCAGGGTATGTCGTACCTGAACGTAAGGTTTACCAACGATCTTTTTGCACTATGGATATTAGACAGGATGGGAGCAGGTAATGTATTTCATCCCGGACAGCAATTTGTACTTTACGATATGATCTATAAACGTCGTCCCGATGGACAGATCATGGCTGGTGGCGATGTAGATTATTCCCGGAAAAAGCCTAAGTATTATTCATTACCGACATTGCTTGCAGGCAGTTATTATAAGGACGAATATCTCAATTATGAATTTCTCAAAGATCCTAAGGTTGAGGCGCATTGCAAATTATTCGAATTTTTATGGCGGGATACCAAACTGGGTAGTCGCAAACCTGACGATTTGCCGCTCTCCCGGTATTCCGGTTCTCCATTTGGATGGATGATTGCACGGACAGGCTGGGGGCCAGAAAGTGTGATTGCCGAGATGAAAATCAATGAGTATTCTTTTTTGAACCATCAACACCAGGATGCAGGAGCATTCCAGATTTATTACAAAGGACCATTGGCTATCGATGCCGGATCATATACCGGTTCGTCGGGTGGTTACAATAGTCCGCACAATAAGAACTTTTTTAAGCGCACCATTGCGCACAACAGCTTGTTGATTTATGATCCTAAGGAAACTTTCAGTTCATCGGGATATGGTGGAAGTGATCATACCGATTTTGCAGCCAACGATGGAGGTCAGCGCTTGCCAGGAAAAGGTTGGACGGCGCCTCGTGAACTGAAAGAAATGTTGGCTGGTGATTTTAAAACAGGTAAAATTATTGCTCAGGGATTTGGTCCTGATGCACAAACGCCTGATTATACTTACCTGAAAGGTGACATCACGGAAGCGTATTCTGCAAAGGTGAAGGAAGTAAAACGTTCGTTCCTTTTCCTGAACCTTAAAGATGCCAAAGTTCCTGCAGCTATGATTGTTTTTGATAAAGTGGTTTCTGCCAAACCTGATTTTAAAAAGTTTTGGTTGTTGCACAGTATTGAAAAACCCGAAATAAAGGGCAACCAAATGACTATAAAACGTACAAAAAACGGTGATAGCGGGATGTTGGTGAATACAGCTTTGTTGCCAGATATGGCTAACGCTGACATTACGGCTGTTGGTGGTAAGGGCAAAGATTTCTGGGTATTTGGTACCAATTATACCAACGATCCTAAGCCGGGCACGGATGAGGCATTGGAACGTGGCGAATGGCGCATAGAGATTACACCGAAAAAGGTAGCTTTAGAGGATTACTATCTGAATGTCATGCAGATTGCCGACAATACACAGCAAAAATTGCACGAGGTGAAACGTATTGATGGCGATAAGGTGGTTGGGGTACAGCTTGCGGATAGGGTGGTTACTTTCAGCAGAACTTCCGAAACAGTTGATCGTACTTTTAACTTTTCTGTTAGCGGAAAGGGTATCTTCAAATTTGTGATTACAGATCTTTTACCAGGTACCTGGCAGGTATGGAAAGATGGTAAGGTGCTTTATCCTGCACTTTCTGCCGGTGGTGATGATGCTGCGCTTCATTTTACCGGAACTGAAGGAACCTATCGTTTCCTGAGATAG